One genomic window of Polyodon spathula isolate WHYD16114869_AA chromosome 8, ASM1765450v1, whole genome shotgun sequence includes the following:
- the LOC121319125 gene encoding condensin-2 complex subunit H2-like — MDETEARYLHLLQPIRDMTKNWEVDVAAQLGEYMHELDQICISFDGGKTTMNFAEAALLIQGSACIYSKKVEYLYSLVYQALDFISNKKRDKQPASVGVDGVDKDATFAQRNEEEEFLSLDDISGTNKSNMDMRKNNSPNVVDVVPLTPMGLVPPEEAEKKDNPLYSRKGEILASCKDFRVNTYTPHANGAFVLDLAGVSPIGEFLREGNNRNASVLVVGLGDENGNLRAGTSNSEAPLPILNFSDPGGAGDNDCNDGDAGDAFPPLAEGNGIEVEPSPSEHVERRQVSLQKAFKGKVTNYVIISQYIWWLVKLMPNFYFHSHFSFFFLYVGAGDNDCNDGDAGDAFPPLAEGNGIEVEPSPSEHVERRQAVSDRYMLRERALAPAETEKPKEFLDPWRSLDPFNNSEGKPFKKGKHFTIPRGVEETTGNNRKRKGPTKLQDFRKWFSGTYYEGADVKGKKKGPTFADMEVLYWKHMKERLIAQKKIQKKMGILFSNEIAEHQNKDLENAEEQNEVEDNRHDDYLDNDGGDDFSDHENLAQDFPAVILDEEGLAATEPQEERLSYEDLVRRNVDLFIANSQKYARETVLSIRVRDWEDKMGPQLTEQEERVAFDIHDYGDKIVDAFSQVGERRTFASIVKGKEAFEVCRYKLASLQLANDCTVKIDKKPGLYESIDSMELTLLSKQRAHERFQTYAAPSLTDF, encoded by the exons TTAGATCAGATCTGTATTTCTTTCGATGGAGGTAAAACAACCATGAACTTTGCAGAGGCTGCCCTACTTATCCAAGGATCAGCCTGTATTTACAGCAAAAAG GTGGAATACCTTTATTCCCTGGTCTATCAAGCACTGGACTTCATCTCCAATAAAAA ACGAGACAAGCAACCAGCATCTGTTGGAGTGGATGGTGTTGATAAAGATGCAACCTTTGCACAGAGAAATGAAGAGGAGGAG tttctttcaCTGGATGACATTAGTGGCACCAACAAATCAAACATGGACATGAGGAAAAATAATTCTCCCAAT GTTGTGGACGTAGTTCCACTGACTCCCATGGGTTTAGTGCCCCCCGAAGAAGCAGAGAAAAAGGACAACCCACTTTACAG ccGGAAAGGTGAAATCCTTGCAAGCTGTAAGGATTTCAGGGTGAACACTTACACACCCCATGCCAATGGGGCTTTTGTCCTGGACCTGGCAGGAGTCTCTCCTATAGGGGAGTTTTTAAGGGAGGGGAACAACAGGAATGCTTcag TATTGGTCGTCGGCCTAGGTGATGAAAATGGAAACCTACGAGCAGGGACCAGCAACAGTGAGGCACCACTACCGATTCTCAACTTTTCAGACCCAGGAG gcGCTGGAGATAATGACTGCAATGATGGTGATGCTGGCGATGCATTTCCTCCACTTGCAGAGGGCAATGGGATTGAGGTAGAACCATCTCCATCAGAGCACGTTGAGAGACGCCAGGTAAGTTTACAGAAAGCTTTTAAAGGTAAGGTTACAAATTATGTCATCATTAGCCAGTATATATGGtggct AGTAAAGCTAATGCCcaacttttattttcattctcatttctcttttttttttttgtatgtaggcGCTGGAGATAATGACTGCAATGATGGTGATGCTGGCGATGCATTTCCTCCACTTGCAGAGGGCAATGGGATTGAGGTAGAACCATCTCCATCAGAGCACGTTGAGAGACGCCAG gcTGTAAGTGACAGATATATGCTGAGAGAAAGGGCTCTTGCACCAGCTGAGACTGAGAAACCAAAG GAATTCCTGGATCCATGGAGAAGTCTTGACCCTTTTAATAATTCAGAAGGCAAGCCCTTTAAAAAAG GCAAGCATTTTACAATCCCCCGAGGTGTTGAAGAAACAACTGGAaacaatagaaaaagaaaaggccCCACAAAGCTACAGGACTTTAGGAAATGGTTCTCAGGGACAT ATTATGAAGGTGCTGATGTCAAGGGTAAGAAAAAAGGACCAACATTTGCAG ACATGGAGGTGCTGTATTGGAAGCACATGAAAGAGAGGCTGATTGCACAGAAgaagatacaaaagaaaatg GGGATATTATTTTCTAATGAGATTGCTGAGCACCAGAATAAAGATTTGGAAAATGCAGAGGAACAAAATGAAGTTGAGGACAACAGACATGATGATTACCTTGATAATGATGGAGGAG ACGATTTCTCGGATCATGAAAACTTGGCACAAGACTTCCCTGCAGTAATACTGGACGAGGAGGGACTGGCAGCTACTG agcCCCAGGAGGAAAGGCTGAGTTACGAGGATCTGGTCCGCAGAAATGTG GATCTGTTTATTGCTAACTCCCAGAAGTATGCACGAGAGACAGTTCTATCTATCAGAGTGAGAGACTGGGAAGACAAGATGGGCCCACAGCTAACTGAACAG GAAGAAAGAGTAGCCTTTGACATCCATGACTACGGGGACAAGATTGTGGATGCTTTCAGCCAAGTGGGAGAGAGACGCACGTTTGCTAGCATTGTGAAGGGGAAGGAAGCGTTTGAAGTGTGCCGCTACAAGCTGGCATCTTTGCAACTG GCGAACGACTGCACAGTAAAGATAGATAAAAAACCAGGACTATATGAATCTATTGATTCCATGGAACTAACCCTGCTAAGCAAACAGCGAGCACATGAAAGATTTCAAACATATGCTGCTCCTTCCCTTACTGATTTCTGA
- the LOC121319815 gene encoding protein SCO2 homolog, mitochondrial, with protein sequence MLRTSGFSHFTKYCEYSSIRVLGCKRRGLLMNCGRLSGLNNNLSVAFSKSVFQSCSEAKSRVFSLPYSSGARHPVSDTVKHLGKNSLSYSFQNKRPYSEGSSKPTSTPLIKLRTRLIVTCLLGVGILGTWYYLHSEKEKKLQLQRIEQLKKVAIGQGDFNLVDHTGKPRTKKDFFGHWVMMYFGFTHCPDICPDELVKISNVVSILDEDKTLPPVQPIFISVDPERDDVEAMAKYVKDFHPRLLGLTGTPEQVKEAGKAYRVYYSTGPKDEDNDYIVDHTIIIYLLNPDGLFLDYYNRSKTEENIAESIKKHMKTYVKLFT encoded by the coding sequence ATGCTGCGAACTTCCGGATTCTCTCACTTCACTAAGTACTGTGAATATTCAAGTATTCGCGTGTTAGGGTGCAAAAGACGAGGTCTGTTGATGAACTGTGGAAGATTATCTgggttaaataataatttaagtgtGGCATTTTCCAagtcagtttttcaaagctgcagtgaagcTAAAAGTCGTGTTTTTTCACTACCATACAGTTCTGGAGCAAGACATCCTGTTTCTGATACAGTGAAACATTTGGGTAAAAATAGTTTGAGttattcatttcaaaacaaaaggccTTACTCCGAAGGTTCTTCAAAGCCAACCTCTACACCTCTAATAAAACTAAGAACTCGTCTGATTGTGACCTGTCTTTTGGGGGTTGGCATACTGGGCACGTGGTACTACCTGCActcagagaaagagaaaaagctGCAGCTGCAAAGAATTGAACAGCTGAAGAAAGTAGCAATCGGACAGGGTGATTTTAACCTGGTAGATCACACCGGAAAGCCCAGAACCAAGAAGGACTTTTTTGGTCATTGGGTAATGATGTACTTTGGTTTCACGCACTGTCCAGATATTTGCCCTGATGAACTGGTCAAAATATCCAATGTGGTCAGCATATTGGATGAAGACAAGACACTTCCACCAGTACAGCCTATCTTTATTTCAGTGGATCCTGAACGGGATGATGTTGAGGCCATGGCCAAATATGTTAAGGATTTTCATCCACGTTTGCTTGGGTTGACGGGGACCCCTGAGCAGGTCAAAGAAGCAGGGAAAGCCTACAGGGTTTACTACAGCACAGGACCCAAGGATGAGGATAATGATTATATAGTTGACCATACCATAATCATTTATCTTCTTAATCCTGACGGACTGTTTCTGgattattataacagaagcaaaACTGAAGAAAATATTGCAGAGAGTAtcaaaaaacacatgaaaacctATGTAAAgttgtttacttaa